Proteins encoded within one genomic window of Ovis aries strain OAR_USU_Benz2616 breed Rambouillet chromosome 1, ARS-UI_Ramb_v3.0, whole genome shotgun sequence:
- the RAP1A gene encoding ras-related protein Rap-1A, protein MREYKLVVLGSGGVGKSALTVQFVQGIFVEKYDPTIEDSYRKQVEVDCQQCMLEILDTAGTEQFTAMRDLYMKNGQGFALVYSITAQSTFNDLQDLREQILRVKDTEDVPMILVGNKCDLEDERVVGKEQGQNLARQWCNCAFLESSAKSKINVNEIFYDLVRQINRKTPVEKKKPKKKSCLLL, encoded by the exons ATGCGTGAGTACAAGCTAGTGGTCCTTGGTTCAGGAGGCGTGGGGAAGTCTGCTCTG acagTTCAATTTGTTCAGGGAATTTTCGTTGAAAAATATGACCCAACGATAGAAGATTCCTACAGAAAG CAAGTTGAAGTAGACTGCCAACAGTGTATGCTCGAAATCCTGGATACAGCAGGAACA GAGCAATTTACAGCAATGAGGGATTTGTATATGAAGAATGGCCAAGGGTTTGCACTAGTATATTCTATTACCGCTCAGTCCACGTTTAATGACTTACAAGACCTGAGGGAACAGATTTTGCGAGTTAAGGACACAGAAGAT GTTCCAATGATTTTGGTTGGCAATAAATGTGACCTGGAAGACGAGCGAGTAGTTGGCAAAGAACAGGGTCAGAATTTAGCAAGACAGTGGTGTAACTGTGCCTTTTTAGAATCTTCTGCAAAGTCAAAGATCAACGTTAATGAG atattttatgACCTGGTCagacagataaatagaaaaacaCCAGTGGAAAAGAAGAAGCCTAAAAAGAAATCGTGTCTGCTGCTTTAG